One part of the Haliotis asinina isolate JCU_RB_2024 chromosome 2, JCU_Hal_asi_v2, whole genome shotgun sequence genome encodes these proteins:
- the LOC137274061 gene encoding asparaginyl-tRNA synthetase-like isoform X1, with the protein MAAPMTKLWKTWVATINPLLRICRQKGYSYRCYSFAKQSIARMLETSPIQDNVKVKGWVRAIRGHRDVIFLHVSDGSCVKPLQVVADPSLCGSDVTYGCCVLVEGCLIESSHPGQTVEVAAHRLQVLGSCDPVEFPFKARKKHSADYIRMYPHLRPRTNTFSSLLRIRSQATSAFHKYFQENGFCQVHTPILTSSDCEGAGEVFHVEPANSHLTQAVQEDSESNHFFKCPTYLNVSGQLHLEAIIGGLTRVYTFGPTFRAENSRGRHHLCEFYMIEAELAFTDSLEDIMQVMEEMVRTTTQTVMASAQEEVQYYLQNTGAEKHRETVEAMTTKQFKRITYTEAISILKSKKNFQFKVEWGADLQKEHERWLTQHLGDVPVFVTDFPAQLKPFYTKLNTDNKTVAAVDLLVPGVGELIGGSLREDSYDALHSRLEAAGEHDMYDWYLDLRKYGSAPHGGFGLGFERYLQYLLGTGNIRDVIPFPRSPGSCKL; encoded by the exons ATGGCCGCGCCCATGACAAAGTTATGGAAAACATGGGTTGCAACCATAAATCCACTTCTGCGCATTTGTAGGCAGAAAGGATACAGTTATAGGTGCTacagttttgcaaaacaatcaATAGCGCGTATGCTCGAAACGTCACCGATTCAAGACAATGTTAAAGTAAAG GGTTGGGTTCGAGCAATACGTGGACATCGTGATGTCATCTTCTTGCACGTTTCCGATGGGTCCTGTGTCAAGCCACTCCAAGTTGTGGCAGACCCAAGTCTTTGTGGCAG TGATGTGACCTATGGATGCTGTGTTTTGGTGGAGGGTTGCCTGATTGAGAGCTCCCACCCAGGGCAAACAGTGGAGGTGGCTGCACACAGATTGCAGGTGTTGGGATCTTGTGACCCAGTG gAATTTCCCTTTAAAGCTAGGAAGAAGCACTCTGCAGATTACATCCGCATGTACCCTCATCTGCGACCACGCACAAACACCTTCAGTTCGTTGTTGAGAATCAGAAGTCAAGCCACCTCTGCCTTCCACAAATACTTCCAG GAAAATGGCTTCTGTCAAGTCCACACTCCTATTTTGACATCCAGTGACTGTGAGGGAGCTGGCGAAGTCTTCCACGTAGAA CCTGCCAATTCTCATCTCACACAAGCAGTGCAAGAAGACAGTGAGTCCAATCACTTCTTTAAATGTCCAACATATTTGAATGTATCCGGCCAGCTACATCTAGAGGCAATTATAGG TGGCTTGACCAGAGTTTACACATTTGGTCCAACATTCAGAGCAGAAAACTCACGTGGGCGCCACCACCTCTGTGAATTCTACATGATCGAAGCTGAGTTGGCATTCACAGACTCCTTGGAGGATATCATGCAG GTGATGGAAGAGATGGTGCGGACAACAACCCAGACAGTGATGGCATCAGCGCAGGAAGAAGTTCAGTATTACCTGCAGAACACAGGTGCTGAGAAGCACAGG GAGACAGTGGAGGCAATGACTACCAAGCAGTTCAAGAG AATTACCTACACTGAAGCCATCTCTATCTTAAAGTCAAAAAAAAACTTCCAGTTTAAGGTGGAG TGGGGTGCTGATCTACAAAAGGAGCACGAGCGATGGCTAACACAGCATCTTGGTGATGTTCCTGTATTTGTGACGGACTTCCCTGCACAGCTCAAACCCTTCTACACCAAGCTTAACACTGACAACAAAACT GTGGCTGCAGTCGACCTGTTGGTACCTGGAGTAGGGGAGCTGATTGGTGGCAGTCTGAGGGAGGACAGTTACGACGCTTTGCACTCTCGACTGGAGGCAGCAGGAGAACACGACATGTATGACTG GTACCTGGACTTGAGAAAGTATGGGTCCGCTCCTCATGGTGGCTTCGGGCTGGGGTTTGAAAGATACCTGCAGTATCTGTTGGGGACAGGCAACATCCGTGATGTAATTCCCTTCCCACGCTCACCAGGGAGCTGCAAGCTGTAA
- the LOC137274061 gene encoding asparaginyl-tRNA synthetase-like isoform X2 produces MAAPMTKLWKTWVATINPLLRICRQKGYSYRCYSFAKQSIARMLETSPIQDNVKVKGWVRAIRGHRDVIFLHVSDGSCVKPLQVVADPSLCGSDVTYGCCVLVEGCLIESSHPGQTVEVAAHRLQVLGSCDPVEFPFKARKKHSADYIRMYPHLRPRTNTFSSLLRIRSQATSAFHKYFQENGFCQVHTPILTSSDCEGAGEVFHVEPANSHLTQAVQEDSESNHFFKCPTYLNVSGQLHLEAIIGGLTRVYTFGPTFRAENSRGRHHLCEFYMIEAELAFTDSLEDIMQVMEEMVRTTTQTVMASAQEEVQYYLQNTGAEKHRETVEAMTTKQFKRITYTEAISILKSKKNFQFKVEVAAVDLLVPGVGELIGGSLREDSYDALHSRLEAAGEHDMYDWYLDLRKYGSAPHGGFGLGFERYLQYLLGTGNIRDVIPFPRSPGSCKL; encoded by the exons ATGGCCGCGCCCATGACAAAGTTATGGAAAACATGGGTTGCAACCATAAATCCACTTCTGCGCATTTGTAGGCAGAAAGGATACAGTTATAGGTGCTacagttttgcaaaacaatcaATAGCGCGTATGCTCGAAACGTCACCGATTCAAGACAATGTTAAAGTAAAG GGTTGGGTTCGAGCAATACGTGGACATCGTGATGTCATCTTCTTGCACGTTTCCGATGGGTCCTGTGTCAAGCCACTCCAAGTTGTGGCAGACCCAAGTCTTTGTGGCAG TGATGTGACCTATGGATGCTGTGTTTTGGTGGAGGGTTGCCTGATTGAGAGCTCCCACCCAGGGCAAACAGTGGAGGTGGCTGCACACAGATTGCAGGTGTTGGGATCTTGTGACCCAGTG gAATTTCCCTTTAAAGCTAGGAAGAAGCACTCTGCAGATTACATCCGCATGTACCCTCATCTGCGACCACGCACAAACACCTTCAGTTCGTTGTTGAGAATCAGAAGTCAAGCCACCTCTGCCTTCCACAAATACTTCCAG GAAAATGGCTTCTGTCAAGTCCACACTCCTATTTTGACATCCAGTGACTGTGAGGGAGCTGGCGAAGTCTTCCACGTAGAA CCTGCCAATTCTCATCTCACACAAGCAGTGCAAGAAGACAGTGAGTCCAATCACTTCTTTAAATGTCCAACATATTTGAATGTATCCGGCCAGCTACATCTAGAGGCAATTATAGG TGGCTTGACCAGAGTTTACACATTTGGTCCAACATTCAGAGCAGAAAACTCACGTGGGCGCCACCACCTCTGTGAATTCTACATGATCGAAGCTGAGTTGGCATTCACAGACTCCTTGGAGGATATCATGCAG GTGATGGAAGAGATGGTGCGGACAACAACCCAGACAGTGATGGCATCAGCGCAGGAAGAAGTTCAGTATTACCTGCAGAACACAGGTGCTGAGAAGCACAGG GAGACAGTGGAGGCAATGACTACCAAGCAGTTCAAGAG AATTACCTACACTGAAGCCATCTCTATCTTAAAGTCAAAAAAAAACTTCCAGTTTAAGGTGGAG GTGGCTGCAGTCGACCTGTTGGTACCTGGAGTAGGGGAGCTGATTGGTGGCAGTCTGAGGGAGGACAGTTACGACGCTTTGCACTCTCGACTGGAGGCAGCAGGAGAACACGACATGTATGACTG GTACCTGGACTTGAGAAAGTATGGGTCCGCTCCTCATGGTGGCTTCGGGCTGGGGTTTGAAAGATACCTGCAGTATCTGTTGGGGACAGGCAACATCCGTGATGTAATTCCCTTCCCACGCTCACCAGGGAGCTGCAAGCTGTAA
- the LOC137274063 gene encoding ragulator complex protein LAMTOR1-like, producing MGCCYSSDDDKDDGLISPTERTRLLNPSPPDHNQPIPGERSGSQYTQASQKGDEQSALSRILNKTARDVIDVTSDSQTMEQHEYHDRARQYSNRLNMVMSGHGRAKSYRPSLPNGISAPQMVLAAPPVSLADIQMVTSVAAKAAKAMKDVKIQHKEDLVVAFGVP from the exons ATGGGATGTTGCTACAGTAGTGACGACGATAAAGATGACGGG CTCATCAGTCCAACAGAGAGAACTCGCCTCCTCAACCCGTCCCCACCAGACCATAACCAGCCAATACCTGG agAGAGAAGTGGGTCCCAGTACACACAGGCATCACAGAAGGGAGATGAACAATCAGCACTGAGCCGGATACTTAACAAGACTGCAAG AGATGTGATAGACGTGACTTCCGACTCCCAGACAATGGAGCAGCATGAATACCATGACAGAGCAAGGCAATACAG CAATCGACTGAATATGGTGATGAGTGGCCATGGAAGAGCCAAGTCATATCGTCCATCACTGCCCAACGGGATATCAGCCCCACAGATGGTGTTGGCTGCCCCTCCAGTTTCACTAGCAGACATACAGATG GTAACAAGTGTGGCAGCCAAGGCTGCCAAAGCAATGAAAGACGTGAAAATCCAGCACAAAGAGGATCTGGTGGTGGCATTCGGGGTTCCATGA